One Chryseobacterium sp. StRB126 genomic region harbors:
- a CDS encoding LytR/AlgR family response regulator transcription factor: MMNKIKCIIVDDEPLAISLLEQYVQKIPFLELVFSTENPIEALEYIQNKDSDLIFLDIQMPELTGINFMKIVGSKQKYILTTAYSEYALEGYEHNIVDYLLKPVSFGRFLKSAMKAQERFSFQEVESHFFVKSSGQQHRINFNDILYIESIKDYVNIRTAGEEYIVLDTLKSMENQLSDKFVRIHKSFIINLDKIKSIGAKKLMVSEQEIPIGDSYRSNLLDRLK; the protein is encoded by the coding sequence ATGATGAATAAAATAAAATGTATCATCGTTGATGACGAACCTCTGGCCATTTCACTTCTTGAACAGTATGTACAGAAAATTCCATTTCTTGAACTGGTTTTTTCCACAGAAAATCCCATTGAGGCACTGGAATATATTCAAAATAAAGATTCAGATCTTATTTTTCTGGATATCCAGATGCCGGAACTTACAGGAATCAATTTCATGAAGATCGTGGGTTCTAAACAAAAATATATTTTAACAACAGCTTATTCAGAATATGCCCTGGAAGGGTATGAACATAATATTGTTGATTATCTTCTGAAACCAGTATCTTTTGGAAGATTTCTGAAAAGCGCTATGAAGGCTCAGGAACGATTTTCTTTTCAGGAAGTAGAATCCCATTTTTTTGTTAAATCTTCAGGACAGCAGCATCGAATCAACTTTAATGATATTCTTTATATTGAAAGTATTAAAGACTATGTGAATATCCGAACTGCCGGAGAAGAATATATTGTTCTTGATACCCTTAAATCTATGGAAAATCAGCTATCTGATAAGTTTGTAAGGATTCATAAGTCTTTTATCATTAATCTGGATAAAATCAAAAGTATTGGAGCGAAAAAGCTGATGGTATCAGAACAGGAAATTCCAATTGGAGATAGCTATAGATCTAATCTTTTAGATAGGTTGAAATAA
- a CDS encoding sensor histidine kinase produces MKPKQLLFLHIFYWAMFLVGTIIVPAFVYKKGYIAFKLTYLLTSFVCFYFNYFFIVPRFFDIKKLYKAIAGFSISVTCFVVIRYFTEEIFLPHFFGIRNYPEGTEFGYYFFDNIYNSVTSIFISTVFCLFKIYSSLDAERLQLVEEKKNAELKALKTQINPHFIFNTLNNIYSLVYQKSEKALPAIEELGQLLRYSTKDLEEDFISLDKEIGYIDSLIELEKLRLRNPELILVKKNIKHPHLNISPMLLVPFVENAFKHGDLRGKGFELKISDQNKVLHFYLLNFKKDKMKDSVSGIGIQNVKKRLEILYPKHELSIKDSETEFIVDLKIDLNDE; encoded by the coding sequence ATGAAACCAAAACAACTGCTTTTTCTGCATATCTTTTATTGGGCTATGTTTTTAGTAGGGACAATCATAGTTCCTGCTTTTGTTTATAAGAAAGGATATATTGCATTTAAACTAACTTATCTTCTGACCAGTTTTGTGTGCTTTTATTTCAATTACTTTTTTATTGTTCCTAGGTTTTTTGATATCAAGAAATTGTATAAGGCTATTGCAGGTTTTTCTATTAGTGTAACCTGTTTTGTTGTAATTCGCTATTTTACAGAAGAGATCTTTCTTCCTCACTTTTTCGGGATCAGAAATTATCCTGAAGGAACAGAATTTGGATATTATTTTTTTGATAATATCTATAATAGTGTGACCTCCATCTTTATCAGTACGGTTTTCTGTTTATTTAAAATATATTCTTCGCTTGATGCAGAAAGACTTCAGCTGGTAGAAGAAAAGAAAAACGCAGAACTGAAAGCCTTAAAAACCCAGATTAATCCTCATTTTATCTTCAATACCTTAAATAATATTTATTCACTGGTTTATCAGAAGTCGGAGAAAGCTTTGCCTGCGATTGAAGAACTTGGACAATTATTGAGATACAGTACAAAAGACCTGGAAGAAGATTTTATTTCTTTGGATAAAGAGATTGGATATATTGATAGCCTGATTGAGCTGGAAAAGCTGAGACTTAGAAATCCGGAATTGATTCTTGTGAAAAAAAATATTAAGCATCCTCATCTGAATATTTCACCGATGCTTTTGGTACCATTTGTTGAAAATGCTTTTAAACACGGAGACCTGCGTGGTAAAGGATTTGAGCTGAAAATTTCCGACCAGAATAAAGTATTGCATTTTTACCTTTTAAACTTTAAAAAAGATAAGATGAAAGACTCCGTTTCCGGAATTGGTATTCAGAATGTGAAAAAAAGACTGGAAATATTATACCCTAAACATGAGTTGAGTATAAAAGATTCCGAAACAGAATTTATTGTAGATTTAAAAATTGATTTGAATGATGAATAA
- a CDS encoding outer membrane beta-barrel family protein yields MKQHILLIATLLSSFAAGQAKDSANPVKTIETVIVNGKKALVERKVDRLVYNVQNSMLSNGSSGTEVLASTPLLKIDEDKGTVSIAGKNGVSVMVNDRMLNLSGTELINYLRNLRSENILKIEVITTPPAKYEAQGNSGIINIVLKKNIDLGWSGYLNTYYTQRTYGSFGGATGINYQDKKIKATVKLQGFDTAKRSVENYQIVGKESSFSRDERKDIYNGLGFNANVDYSLSDKSTVGVIYDITKGNIDMDIYSIQNYFTGNIPTLLTETDSKHRSPFTTQMLNTYFDHKFGDHKLSLGYNYYGNVPDTQVNFITTDLSDYSKETVRNLSAVDYKISSAQADLTLNFKKLQVETGAKYSQFSNNSNIEYFDLKNDRYEIDLGKTNQFKYNEKNYAAYISVSKDFGEKWSAKAGIRYEYVQTNSFSPTTLSKTENNYGKLFPTAYISYKANSSNQFSLNYSRRINRPGFHALNPFRWYSNPRSYYSGNPELQPSFNDNIEFNYIFKNKFSANLYYQRTTNNYGQILFLDDLSVTSSYYNYYNQDTYGINVNYTDTFFKFWESNISTSFSYNETQITKFNLIPKSGQSFYYSLKNTFQLNKAKTFFLFVNYWETLPARDGNTYQKNMGSLDAGIKMNLMQKALQVNLSVTDIFKQGRFVGDAYYADNTQSFNNYWDARRLSVSVTYNFGNQKVKSNTRAVNFEEKQRAQ; encoded by the coding sequence ATGAAACAACATATTCTTCTTATCGCCACTTTATTAAGCTCTTTTGCAGCCGGACAAGCAAAAGATTCTGCCAATCCTGTAAAAACTATTGAAACGGTAATCGTAAATGGTAAAAAAGCATTAGTAGAGCGTAAAGTAGACCGTCTTGTTTACAATGTTCAAAATTCTATGCTATCCAACGGAAGCAGCGGAACTGAAGTATTGGCAAGCACTCCATTGCTTAAAATAGATGAAGACAAAGGAACTGTTTCTATTGCCGGGAAAAATGGTGTTTCTGTGATGGTGAATGACCGAATGCTTAACCTTTCTGGTACTGAGCTTATCAATTATTTAAGAAACCTTCGTTCAGAAAACATTCTGAAAATTGAGGTAATTACCACTCCGCCGGCAAAATATGAGGCTCAGGGAAACAGTGGAATTATCAATATTGTATTAAAGAAGAATATAGATCTTGGTTGGAGCGGCTATTTAAATACATATTATACTCAAAGAACTTACGGCAGCTTTGGAGGAGCAACAGGGATTAACTATCAGGACAAAAAGATAAAGGCTACGGTAAAACTTCAGGGATTTGATACAGCAAAACGTTCTGTAGAAAATTATCAGATCGTAGGAAAAGAATCGTCTTTCAGCAGAGATGAAAGAAAGGACATCTATAATGGACTGGGGTTTAATGCCAATGTTGATTATTCTCTTTCTGACAAATCTACTGTTGGGGTCATTTATGATATTACAAAAGGAAATATTGATATGGATATCTACTCCATTCAAAATTATTTCACTGGAAATATACCAACTTTATTGACGGAGACGGATTCTAAACACCGCTCCCCTTTTACCACACAAATGTTGAATACTTATTTCGATCATAAATTTGGAGATCATAAATTAAGCCTAGGATATAATTATTATGGAAATGTTCCGGATACTCAGGTTAACTTTATCACCACAGATCTTTCGGATTATTCTAAGGAAACAGTTCGAAATCTTTCTGCCGTAGACTATAAGATCTCGTCCGCACAGGCAGATCTTACCTTAAATTTCAAAAAACTTCAGGTGGAAACAGGGGCAAAATACAGCCAGTTCTCCAACAATTCCAATATTGAATATTTTGATCTTAAAAATGATAGGTATGAAATTGATTTGGGTAAAACCAATCAGTTTAAATATAATGAAAAGAACTATGCGGCCTATATCAGCGTCAGTAAAGATTTTGGTGAAAAGTGGTCAGCTAAGGCCGGAATCCGCTATGAGTATGTTCAGACAAACAGTTTCTCTCCTACTACACTGTCAAAGACTGAAAACAATTATGGAAAATTATTTCCTACTGCTTATATCTCTTATAAAGCCAATAGCAGTAACCAATTCAGTCTTAACTATTCCAGAAGGATTAACCGCCCAGGTTTCCATGCTTTGAATCCATTCAGATGGTATTCTAACCCACGCAGTTATTATTCCGGAAATCCTGAATTACAGCCTTCTTTTAATGATAATATTGAGTTTAATTATATTTTTAAAAATAAGTTTTCTGCCAATCTTTATTATCAGAGAACAACCAATAATTATGGCCAAATCTTATTTCTTGATGACCTATCTGTTACCAGCAGCTATTATAATTATTACAATCAGGATACTTATGGGATTAATGTCAATTACACAGACACATTTTTTAAATTCTGGGAAAGTAATATCTCTACTTCATTTAGTTATAATGAAACGCAGATTACGAAGTTTAACCTTATCCCAAAGAGCGGGCAGTCATTTTATTATTCTTTGAAAAATACTTTTCAGCTTAATAAGGCTAAAACATTTTTCTTATTCGTAAACTATTGGGAAACATTACCAGCCAGAGATGGAAATACGTATCAAAAGAACATGGGAAGCCTGGATGCCGGGATAAAAATGAATTTAATGCAAAAAGCATTACAGGTTAATCTTTCCGTAACGGACATCTTTAAACAGGGCAGATTTGTAGGTGATGCTTATTATGCCGATAACACTCAGTCATTTAATAATTATTGGGATGCCAGAAGGCTGAGTGTAAGCGTGACTTATAATTTTGGAAATCAGAAAGTAAAATCCAACACAAGAGCTGTGAATTTTGAAGAAAAACAAAGAGCTCAATAA
- a CDS encoding TonB-dependent receptor domain-containing protein, with protein sequence MKKTLFAISLVSSVFAFAQEKANNSNKEKQIDGIVITKTKKAVEQKADRTIFDFSEQPQLNNGNVLEGIKKLPGLVATDIAGMMYQGKMLDVYLNGRPLNITSNELNSFLESMPANSVERIEVVTQPGAEFPATSGGAVMNIITNKNANKYLSATYSGNYTFTNYDKYRSRTTNSINLNARNKYFGWQLNVGQNYRESMMNTQQDDLLNGNTDRFARTYFAKAGVTFDLGQDRLLLNYDIYHNNNDNYTLSNGKGDRTYDENSPNKIYIRDYTFGSSDAARTNTVRQEAVVTYQKRFSDKSQKLDFQFGYTKAYTKFGQDNIFFDKTFEKTSTLPEQRLPTTTLGNVLSNNSDMRIANFKVDYSQPIKLLDGGKVSAGGLYERQDYDTESKGLKNLEYQRQTASTYLEFQAKLKKFDFTLGSRFENYDISGITRYFDKDGKLVQDDLLPFDKFKFFPNASIQYNLMNQVYVAANYNKKITLPSISALNPNNTTFGGPNTQITGNANLQPTIFDNYELKISAFDYAFIGYSVSSASNQVAQIIRKDGRNLYNEQINISNMKIHNFNVGLPVPFQIFTKSIGEIMKSNFNPDKMNFMYIYAGYQKHEIDNLNNKGFWILNLMTQLILPKDIKLTANYSYLTPKAGYFYFTAEKPFSNNLDITLTKKFMNNRLTVSVFANDIFNGQIMQVRSNPPSGESVMLRTKYDSRNFGISINYKIPTRNKLAKEDPNILNQTKKEDNGGVMQQGQQ encoded by the coding sequence ATGAAAAAAACTCTATTTGCGATATCACTGGTAAGCTCAGTGTTCGCATTTGCGCAGGAAAAAGCCAATAACAGCAATAAAGAGAAACAAATTGACGGCATTGTCATTACTAAAACTAAAAAAGCCGTTGAACAAAAAGCAGACCGTACCATTTTTGATTTTTCTGAACAACCCCAGCTTAATAACGGGAACGTTTTAGAAGGAATTAAAAAGCTTCCGGGGCTTGTAGCCACAGATATTGCGGGAATGATGTATCAGGGAAAGATGCTGGATGTATACCTTAATGGAAGACCTTTAAACATTACCTCCAATGAATTAAATTCTTTTCTTGAAAGCATGCCGGCCAATTCTGTAGAGAGAATTGAAGTCGTTACGCAGCCCGGAGCAGAATTTCCAGCTACATCAGGAGGTGCTGTGATGAATATTATTACGAATAAAAACGCCAACAAATACCTAAGCGCCACATATTCTGGAAATTACACCTTCACCAATTACGATAAATACAGAAGCAGAACCACCAATTCCATTAATTTAAATGCCAGAAATAAATATTTTGGATGGCAGCTTAATGTGGGACAAAATTATCGTGAAAGTATGATGAATACACAGCAGGATGACTTATTGAACGGTAATACGGATCGATTTGCCCGTACTTATTTTGCTAAGGCAGGAGTAACTTTTGATCTTGGACAGGACAGATTATTGCTGAACTACGATATTTATCACAATAACAATGATAATTATACTTTAAGTAATGGTAAAGGTGACAGAACCTACGATGAGAATTCACCTAATAAAATTTATATCAGAGACTATACTTTCGGATCTTCAGATGCTGCAAGAACTAATACAGTAAGGCAGGAAGCTGTGGTAACCTATCAGAAACGCTTCTCTGATAAATCTCAGAAATTAGATTTCCAGTTTGGATATACAAAAGCCTACACTAAATTTGGACAGGATAATATATTCTTTGACAAGACTTTTGAAAAAACTTCTACTCTGCCTGAACAACGCCTGCCAACAACGACTCTGGGAAATGTGTTAAGTAATAATTCTGATATGAGAATCGCCAACTTCAAAGTTGATTATTCACAACCTATCAAGCTTCTTGATGGAGGAAAAGTGAGTGCCGGAGGATTATATGAAAGACAGGATTATGATACGGAAAGTAAGGGATTAAAAAACCTTGAATACCAAAGACAGACTGCTTCCACTTACCTTGAATTTCAGGCTAAATTGAAAAAGTTTGACTTCACTTTGGGATCACGTTTTGAAAACTATGACATTTCAGGAATCACTAGATATTTTGATAAAGATGGAAAGCTTGTTCAGGATGATTTGCTTCCATTTGATAAGTTTAAATTCTTTCCGAATGCCAGCATACAGTACAACCTGATGAACCAGGTATATGTGGCTGCGAATTATAATAAAAAGATCACCTTACCAAGTATTTCTGCCCTAAACCCGAATAATACCACATTTGGCGGTCCGAATACTCAAATTACAGGTAATGCCAATCTTCAGCCTACCATCTTTGATAACTATGAGTTGAAAATTTCAGCTTTTGATTATGCATTCATCGGATACAGTGTAAGTTCAGCCAGCAATCAGGTAGCACAGATCATTAGAAAAGATGGTAGAAATCTTTACAATGAGCAGATTAATATCTCTAATATGAAAATTCATAATTTCAATGTTGGGCTTCCTGTTCCATTCCAGATTTTCACCAAGTCCATAGGTGAGATTATGAAATCGAACTTCAATCCTGACAAAATGAATTTCATGTACATTTATGCAGGGTATCAGAAACATGAGATTGATAACCTCAACAATAAAGGATTCTGGATTCTTAACCTGATGACCCAGTTGATTCTTCCAAAAGATATTAAACTGACAGCGAATTACAGCTATCTGACACCAAAAGCAGGATATTTTTACTTCACTGCAGAGAAGCCATTTAGCAATAATTTAGATATTACCCTGACGAAAAAGTTTATGAACAATCGTCTTACAGTCTCAGTTTTTGCGAATGATATTTTCAATGGCCAGATCATGCAGGTACGTTCCAATCCACCATCAGGAGAAAGTGTAATGCTCAGAACGAAATATGATTCAAGAAACTTTGGAATTTCCATCAATTATAAAATTCCAACGAGAAACAAATTGGCGAAAGAGGATCCAAACATCCTGAATCAAACCAAGAAAGAGGATAACGGCGGCGTTATGCAGCAAGGACAGCAATAG
- a CDS encoding HesA/MoeB/ThiF family protein, translating to MQQEDLFKRYSRQIFMDEIGLEGQKKIMASKILVIGAGGLGSPVIQYLAAAGVGTIGIADFDQVELHNLNRQIIHTENEVGALKIRSAEKFVKNLNRQVKVKGIEQKIGAANVSEILSQYDIIVDGSDNFLTRYLVNDTCVAMDKTLVYGSILGFSGQVAVFNHHGSKNLRDIFPEPPFDEELPDCDSLGVLGALPGIVGSMMALQTLKIITDLPVNINQLTLIDTLNWRFQTLDF from the coding sequence ATGCAACAAGAAGATCTTTTTAAAAGATACAGCCGCCAGATCTTTATGGATGAAATAGGATTAGAGGGGCAAAAGAAAATAATGGCTTCAAAAATTCTTGTTATAGGAGCCGGCGGACTTGGAAGTCCGGTGATTCAATATCTGGCAGCGGCAGGAGTTGGAACTATAGGTATTGCAGATTTTGATCAGGTGGAACTTCATAATCTTAACCGCCAGATTATTCATACCGAAAATGAAGTAGGAGCATTGAAGATCAGGAGTGCTGAGAAGTTTGTGAAGAATCTTAACCGTCAGGTAAAAGTAAAAGGAATCGAACAAAAGATTGGTGCTGCCAATGTCTCAGAAATACTTTCTCAATATGACATTATTGTAGATGGCTCCGACAATTTCCTAACAAGATATCTGGTGAATGATACTTGTGTCGCAATGGATAAAACATTGGTTTATGGAAGTATTTTAGGATTTTCCGGACAGGTAGCCGTGTTCAATCATCACGGAAGCAAAAATCTACGGGATATTTTTCCTGAACCTCCTTTTGATGAAGAATTGCCGGATTGTGATAGTCTTGGAGTTTTGGGTGCTTTACCAGGGATTGTAGGAAGTATGATGGCTCTTCAAACCCTAAAAATAATTACAGATCTTCCTGTAAATATCAATCAGTTAACTTTGATTGATACACTGAATTGGAGATTTCAGACCTTAGATTTCTAG
- the thiH gene encoding 2-iminoacetate synthase ThiH, whose amino-acid sequence MNSFKEVFEQYQWDEVKTRLEKVTISEVRNSLQKRKRTLDDFLNLLSPVASQELELMANMTRTLTQKRFGKTIQLYAPLYLSNECQNICTYCGFSLDNNLRRKTLTDAELMIEVSVLKSMGVNHVLLVSGEANKIVGVPYFQNAVRLLKSHFSNISIEVQPLEEAEYKLLHEEGVHSVLVYQETYHQEVYKEYHPKGKKSNFHFRLDTPDRIGRAGIHKMGLGVLLGLEDWRVDSFFNALHIDYLQKQYWKSKFSVSFPRLRPAEGIIEPNFIMEDKDLLQLICAYRIWNEDLEVSISTRENETFRNHIVALGATTMSAGSKTNPGGYAVDKESLKQFETSDERSMEEIKDMIKKSGYDPVMKDWDSVYSGF is encoded by the coding sequence ATGAATAGTTTTAAGGAGGTTTTCGAACAGTATCAATGGGATGAAGTAAAAACCAGACTTGAAAAAGTAACGATTTCCGAGGTTCGGAACAGTCTCCAGAAAAGAAAGAGAACACTGGATGATTTTCTGAACCTGCTTTCGCCAGTAGCTTCACAGGAATTGGAACTCATGGCGAATATGACAAGAACTCTTACCCAGAAGCGTTTTGGGAAGACCATTCAGCTGTATGCGCCTTTGTATTTGAGTAATGAATGTCAGAATATCTGTACATATTGTGGATTCAGTCTGGATAATAATCTTAGGAGAAAAACACTCACTGATGCAGAACTGATGATAGAAGTTTCAGTATTAAAGTCAATGGGAGTCAACCATGTTCTTTTGGTAAGTGGAGAAGCTAATAAAATTGTAGGTGTTCCTTATTTTCAGAATGCAGTTCGTTTGCTGAAGTCTCATTTTTCCAATATTTCTATTGAGGTACAGCCTTTAGAGGAGGCTGAGTATAAGCTTCTTCATGAGGAGGGAGTTCATTCAGTGTTGGTATATCAGGAAACCTATCATCAGGAGGTCTATAAAGAATATCATCCGAAAGGTAAAAAATCCAATTTCCATTTTCGCTTAGATACACCTGATAGAATTGGACGGGCTGGAATTCATAAAATGGGACTTGGAGTGCTGCTTGGGTTAGAAGATTGGCGTGTAGACAGCTTTTTCAACGCCCTTCACATCGATTATTTACAGAAGCAATATTGGAAAAGTAAATTTTCAGTGTCTTTTCCAAGGTTAAGACCGGCAGAAGGAATTATTGAGCCTAATTTTATCATGGAAGATAAAGACTTGCTGCAACTGATCTGTGCTTACAGAATCTGGAATGAAGATCTCGAAGTATCAATCTCCACAAGAGAAAATGAAACTTTCAGAAATCATATTGTAGCATTGGGTGCTACTACCATGAGTGCAGGTTCAAAAACTAATCCTGGTGGATATGCGGTGGACAAGGAATCTCTGAAACAATTTGAAACCAGTGATGAAAGAAGCATGGAGGAAATTAAAGATATGATTAAAAAATCAGGATATGATCCGGTGATGAAGGATTGGGATTCTGTTTATAGTGGATTTTAA
- a CDS encoding thiazole synthase: MHNQKLLIADRTFESRLFLGTGKFGSLEDMAASVVASESNMVTMALKRIDAQSAEDDLLDSLKGTNVHLLPNTSGARTAKEAVLAAQLAREALETNWVKLEIHPDPKYLLPDPIETLYATEELAKLGFVVMPYIHADPVLCKRLEDAGTAVVMPLGAPIGTNKGLRTLDFLEIIISQSKVPVVVDAGIGAPSDAAKAMEMGADAVLVNTAIAVARNPVNMAVAFKEGVIAGRRAFESGLGAIANHAEASSPLTSFLFE, from the coding sequence ATGCATAATCAAAAATTATTAATAGCAGACAGAACTTTTGAATCCAGATTGTTTTTAGGAACAGGAAAATTCGGAAGCCTTGAAGATATGGCAGCCTCTGTGGTGGCCTCAGAATCCAATATGGTTACGATGGCTTTGAAGAGAATTGATGCTCAGTCAGCCGAAGATGATTTACTAGATTCATTAAAAGGAACGAATGTTCATCTTTTACCCAATACTTCAGGAGCAAGAACAGCTAAAGAAGCAGTGTTGGCAGCACAGTTAGCCAGAGAAGCATTGGAAACCAACTGGGTAAAACTGGAAATTCATCCGGATCCTAAATATCTATTACCAGATCCTATAGAAACATTGTATGCCACTGAAGAATTGGCCAAATTAGGTTTTGTAGTGATGCCTTATATTCACGCTGATCCGGTTTTATGCAAACGGCTTGAAGATGCAGGAACTGCTGTGGTAATGCCCTTAGGAGCGCCGATCGGAACCAACAAAGGTTTGAGAACACTGGATTTCTTAGAAATTATCATTAGCCAAAGTAAGGTTCCTGTTGTTGTAGATGCGGGAATTGGCGCACCGTCAGATGCTGCAAAAGCAATGGAAATGGGAGCAGATGCGGTTTTGGTTAATACTGCTATTGCTGTTGCCAGAAATCCGGTGAATATGGCTGTTGCTTTTAAAGAGGGCGTTATTGCCGGAAGAAGAGCCTTTGAATCTGGTTTGGGAGCTATAGCCAATCATGCAGAAGCATCAAGCCCGTTAACTTCGTTTTTGTTTGAATAA
- a CDS encoding thiamine phosphate synthase → MEKLQYISQGSTRQEQEQNIHKALDNGIKWVQIRWKNAPENELINLCETSKQLCSEYQSICIINDHVQLTKTIDADGVHLGLNDGSIEEARIILGDNKIIGGTANTLSDVLQRMNESCNYIGLGPLRFTSTKEKLSPILGFEGYQKIIDQLHEKSMEIPKIFAIGGVSLEDIQTLQQIGIYGVAVSGQITNQPSIINEFKALSMF, encoded by the coding sequence ATGGAAAAATTACAATACATCTCACAGGGAAGTACAAGGCAGGAACAGGAACAGAATATCCACAAAGCCTTAGATAATGGGATCAAATGGGTACAGATCCGTTGGAAAAATGCACCTGAAAATGAATTAATAAACCTTTGTGAAACTTCAAAGCAGCTTTGCTCAGAATATCAGTCAATCTGCATCATCAATGATCATGTTCAACTAACGAAGACGATAGATGCTGATGGAGTCCACTTAGGATTAAATGATGGTTCCATTGAAGAAGCAAGAATTATTTTAGGGGATAATAAGATCATTGGCGGAACGGCAAATACCCTTTCAGATGTTCTTCAAAGAATGAATGAATCATGCAATTATATTGGGTTGGGGCCATTAAGATTCACTTCTACAAAAGAAAAGCTTAGTCCTATTCTTGGGTTTGAAGGGTATCAGAAAATAATAGATCAGCTTCATGAAAAATCAATGGAAATTCCTAAAATTTTTGCTATTGGAGGAGTCAGTCTTGAAGATATTCAGACCTTACAGCAGATCGGAATTTATGGTGTGGCAGTTTCAGGGCAGATTACTAACCAGCCGTCCATTATTAATGAGTTTAAAGCCTTGTCAATGTTTTAA
- a CDS encoding thiamine phosphate synthase, protein MILVITPETIVPNESKIINQMFHDGLDLLHIRKPWISREEMTCFINSIDERFYKQLVLHSHYDLGGNYGISRFHFREEDRKEGKYKPFMKGNIVSTSVHEITTYNTLEREWEYAFISPFFPSISKKGYGIDSTVMESLSQRNNPDVKLIALGGIYFNRIQEVFDLGVDGVALLGAVWESDEPLSVFRKCRRAIKR, encoded by the coding sequence ATGATTCTCGTCATCACTCCTGAAACGATAGTTCCAAACGAATCAAAGATCATCAATCAGATGTTTCACGATGGATTGGATCTGCTTCATATCAGAAAACCATGGATCAGCCGGGAAGAAATGACTTGTTTTATCAACAGTATTGATGAACGGTTTTATAAGCAATTGGTGCTGCACAGTCATTATGATCTTGGGGGAAATTATGGGATTTCAAGATTTCACTTCAGAGAAGAAGACCGAAAGGAAGGAAAATATAAACCTTTTATGAAGGGAAATATAGTTTCAACCTCTGTTCATGAAATTACTACCTATAATACGCTGGAAAGAGAATGGGAATATGCTTTCATAAGTCCATTCTTTCCAAGTATTTCCAAAAAAGGATATGGAATTGATTCAACAGTTATGGAAAGCTTGAGTCAAAGAAATAATCCGGATGTAAAGCTGATCGCCTTAGGAGGTATTTATTTCAACCGTATTCAGGAAGTTTTTGATCTTGGGGTAGATGGTGTGGCTTTATTAGGAGCAGTTTGGGAGAGTGACGAACCTTTAAGCGTATTTAGAAAATGCAGGAGAGCTATCAAAAGGTGA